Proteins encoded by one window of Pseudonocardia sp. HH130629-09:
- a CDS encoding ABC transporter substrate-binding protein yields MSRRFGSRRGVTAGRCAVLLVTTTLVLTACGSGAGDAGDDAGPPRPGGTLVFAVSSDQGCADPQQVQSNDSIYSLRQIVDSLTDQDPSTGGIVPWLATRWSSNADATAWTFTLRQGATFSDGAPVDAAAVRANFDRVGSLGARGSLPKGYLAGYVGTDVASPTEFTVRFSRPNVQFLQGTSTHSLGLLSPASAARSDDERCAGVAGSGPFTLERYATNDVTVLAKRAGYDWGSQLFTHPGEAWLDRAEFRVVPESGVRAGSVQSGEVDAIASVGQQDEGPLTAAGVQLPARPNPGLPFGITFNQGTPLGADAAVREAVSRGIDRNEVVAAVYPSQTRAATSPLSSTTPSYADQSALVGYDPAAATAALDRAGWVPGPDGIRAKGGQRLTVPLTFAQNIGTTKPALELIQQQLRRIGIDLQLREVQIAETQAVLDGGDFVAAWGNLTRADPDILRSTYGTDGVNRYRLPDGPLQAPLLAQAATVDPARRAALVGQAQALLAQRFDTAPVVELTTVLGVGPDAHGVAFDASSRIQLHGAWKSDAR; encoded by the coding sequence GTGAGCCGCCGGTTCGGGTCCCGGCGGGGCGTGACCGCCGGCCGCTGCGCGGTGCTGCTCGTCACCACCACGCTGGTCCTCACGGCCTGCGGCTCGGGCGCCGGCGACGCCGGCGACGATGCCGGGCCGCCCCGTCCCGGCGGCACCCTGGTGTTCGCGGTGTCCTCGGACCAGGGTTGCGCCGACCCGCAGCAGGTGCAGAGCAACGACTCGATCTACTCGCTGCGCCAGATCGTCGACTCGCTCACCGACCAGGACCCGTCCACCGGGGGGATCGTGCCGTGGCTGGCGACCCGCTGGTCGTCGAACGCCGACGCCACCGCCTGGACCTTCACCCTGCGCCAGGGCGCCACCTTCTCCGACGGCGCCCCGGTCGACGCGGCCGCGGTCAGGGCCAACTTCGACCGGGTCGGCTCGCTCGGCGCCCGCGGCAGCCTGCCCAAGGGCTACCTGGCCGGGTACGTCGGCACCGACGTCGCGAGCCCGACCGAGTTCACCGTCCGGTTCTCCCGGCCCAACGTGCAGTTCCTGCAGGGCACCTCCACCCACAGCCTCGGCCTGCTCTCCCCGGCCAGCGCCGCCCGCTCCGACGACGAGCGCTGCGCGGGCGTCGCCGGCTCCGGGCCGTTCACCCTCGAGCGCTACGCCACGAACGACGTCACCGTGCTCGCCAAGCGGGCCGGCTACGACTGGGGCTCGCAGCTGTTCACCCACCCCGGCGAGGCCTGGCTCGACCGGGCCGAGTTCCGCGTCGTCCCCGAGTCCGGGGTGCGGGCGGGCAGCGTGCAGTCCGGCGAGGTCGACGCGATCGCCAGCGTCGGCCAGCAGGACGAGGGCCCGCTCACCGCCGCGGGCGTGCAGCTCCCGGCCCGGCCGAACCCCGGCCTGCCGTTCGGGATCACCTTCAACCAGGGCACGCCGCTCGGTGCCGACGCCGCCGTCCGGGAGGCGGTGAGCCGGGGCATCGACCGCAACGAGGTCGTCGCCGCGGTGTACCCGAGCCAGACCCGCGCGGCGACGAGCCCGCTGTCGTCGACGACGCCGTCCTACGCCGACCAGTCCGCGCTCGTCGGCTACGACCCGGCCGCCGCGACCGCTGCACTCGACCGCGCCGGCTGGGTGCCCGGTCCGGACGGCATCCGTGCCAAGGGCGGGCAGCGGCTGACCGTGCCGCTGACCTTCGCGCAGAACATCGGCACGACCAAGCCCGCGCTGGAGCTGATCCAGCAGCAGCTGCGCCGGATCGGGATCGACCTGCAGCTGCGCGAGGTCCAGATCGCCGAGACCCAGGCCGTCCTCGACGGCGGTGACTTCGTCGCCGCGTGGGGCAACCTGACCCGGGCCGACCCGGACATCCTGCGGTCGACCTACGGCACCGACGGAGTCAACCGGTACCGGCTGCCCGACGGGCCGCTGCAGGCGCCGTTGCTGGCCCAGGCCGCGACGGTGGACCCCGCGCGGCGCGCGGCACTCGTCGGGCAGGCGCAGGCGCTGCTCGCGCAGCGGTTCGACACCGCGCCCGTCGTCGAGCTCACCACCGTGCTCGGCGTCGGCCCGGACGCGCACGGGGTCGCGTTCGACGCGTCCTCGCGCATCCAGCTCCACGGCGCCTGGAAGTCCGACGCGCGATGA
- a CDS encoding NtaA/DmoA family FMN-dependent monooxygenase (This protein belongs to a clade of FMN-dependent monooxygenases, within a broader family of flavin-dependent oxidoreductases, the luciferase-like monooxygenase (LMM) family, some of whose members use coenzyme F420 rather than FMN.) produces MSNRKQIVLGAYFPGVNHDTVWSDPASGSHIAWESFEHWARTAERGRLDLLFLAEGLRLRTRGGEIFDQDVVGRPDTFTVLAALAAVTEHIGLAGTINSTFNEPYELARKFATLDILSGGRAAWNVVTSSDAPTGENFRRGAYLGHHQRYERAGETLAAVRALWDSWGSDAVVADPASGTFLRDGHVGDFAVSGNQFDIAGRFTTPRSPQGHPVVLQAGESPAGRDFAAASADAIFSRYQKFDEARAFYDDVKARVRKAGRDPDEVRILPSAGVVLGDTDTEARERHEHIHDQQVDPWTSIVLAEMVWNRDLSGHDPDGPLPDVEPTPEAPKWIEGRAPLTQDAHATVAAWRELADAHGYSLRETVKHVFDRAVFVGTPEHVADEIDRYVQNDASDGFILGSHVSPSGLDEIVDRVVPILQERGVFRTDYTPGATLRENLGLAHPSRFGERHTPAVTA; encoded by the coding sequence ATGAGCAACAGGAAGCAGATCGTGCTCGGCGCCTACTTCCCGGGCGTCAACCACGACACCGTCTGGAGCGACCCGGCCTCGGGCAGCCACATCGCCTGGGAGTCGTTCGAGCACTGGGCGCGCACCGCCGAGCGTGGGCGCCTCGACCTGCTCTTCCTCGCCGAGGGCCTGCGGCTGCGCACCCGCGGCGGGGAGATCTTCGACCAGGACGTCGTCGGACGCCCGGACACCTTCACCGTGCTCGCCGCGCTGGCCGCGGTCACCGAGCACATCGGTCTGGCCGGGACGATCAACTCCACCTTCAACGAGCCCTACGAGCTGGCCCGCAAGTTCGCGACGCTGGACATCCTCTCCGGCGGGCGCGCGGCGTGGAACGTCGTCACCAGCTCCGACGCCCCCACCGGCGAGAACTTCCGCCGCGGCGCCTACCTCGGCCACCACCAGCGCTACGAGCGCGCCGGGGAGACCCTCGCCGCGGTCCGGGCGCTCTGGGACTCCTGGGGTTCCGACGCCGTCGTCGCCGACCCCGCGTCGGGCACCTTCCTGCGCGACGGCCACGTCGGCGACTTCGCGGTCTCGGGCAACCAGTTCGACATCGCCGGGCGCTTCACCACCCCGCGCAGCCCGCAGGGCCACCCCGTCGTGCTGCAGGCCGGGGAGTCCCCGGCCGGTCGCGACTTCGCCGCCGCGTCCGCCGACGCGATCTTCTCCCGGTACCAGAAGTTCGACGAGGCCCGCGCCTTCTACGACGACGTCAAGGCCCGGGTCCGCAAGGCCGGCCGCGACCCCGACGAGGTGCGGATCCTGCCCAGCGCCGGCGTCGTGCTCGGCGACACAGACACCGAGGCCCGCGAGCGTCACGAGCACATCCACGACCAGCAGGTCGACCCGTGGACCTCGATCGTGCTGGCCGAGATGGTCTGGAACCGCGACCTGTCCGGCCACGACCCGGACGGACCGCTGCCCGACGTCGAGCCCACCCCCGAGGCCCCGAAGTGGATCGAGGGCCGGGCCCCGCTGACCCAGGACGCGCACGCCACGGTCGCCGCCTGGCGCGAGCTCGCCGACGCCCACGGGTACTCGCTGCGCGAGACGGTCAAGCACGTGTTCGACCGCGCCGTGTTCGTCGGGACCCCCGAGCACGTGGCCGACGAGATCGACCGCTACGTCCAGAACGACGCCTCCGACGGGTTCATCCTCGGCTCCCACGTCAGCCCGTCCGGCCTCGACGAGATCGTCGACCGGGTGGTGCCGATCCTGCAGGAGCGCGGGGTGTTCCGGACCGACTACACCCCGGGTGCGACGCTGCGGGAGAACCTCGGTCTCGCGCACCCGTCGCGGTTCGGCGAGCGCCACACCCCGGCCGTGACGGCGTGA
- a CDS encoding ABC transporter ATP-binding protein, with translation MTVDLTTRRPPARDTAVELSGVAKTFGTGPGAVTALNGIDLRVGDGEFVCVLGASGCGKSTLLNLLAGLDEPTAGEVAVGSARPSFMFQEAALMPWLTALRNVELPLKLAGHGRVARRERAEELLTLVRLEGVGGKRPHELSGGMRQRVSLARALAAATGLGDEPGTGGLLLMDEPFAALDAITRDVLQGELLRVWRATGTTIVFVTHDVREAVRLAERVVLLSSRPGTVVREWSVPTDGHDAEAQAELHDDITGRLRQVITSHAA, from the coding sequence ATGACCGTCGATCTCACCACCCGGCGCCCCCCGGCCCGCGACACGGCCGTGGAGCTGTCGGGGGTCGCCAAGACCTTCGGCACCGGCCCCGGGGCGGTGACCGCGCTCAACGGGATCGACCTGCGGGTCGGCGACGGCGAGTTCGTCTGCGTGCTCGGCGCCTCCGGCTGCGGCAAGTCGACGCTGCTCAACCTGCTCGCCGGGCTCGACGAGCCGACCGCGGGCGAGGTCGCGGTGGGGTCCGCCCGACCGTCGTTCATGTTCCAGGAGGCCGCGCTCATGCCGTGGCTGACCGCGCTGCGCAACGTCGAGCTGCCGCTCAAGCTCGCCGGGCACGGCCGGGTGGCCCGGCGTGAGCGGGCCGAGGAGCTGCTCACCCTGGTCCGCCTGGAGGGCGTGGGCGGGAAGCGGCCGCACGAGCTGTCCGGTGGCATGCGCCAGCGCGTGTCGCTGGCCCGGGCGCTCGCCGCCGCGACCGGACTCGGCGACGAGCCCGGCACCGGCGGGCTGCTGCTGATGGACGAGCCGTTCGCCGCGCTCGACGCGATCACGCGTGACGTGCTGCAGGGCGAGCTCCTGCGGGTCTGGCGGGCCACCGGCACGACGATCGTGTTCGTCACCCACGACGTGCGCGAGGCGGTCCGGCTGGCCGAGCGGGTCGTGCTGCTGTCCTCGCGCCCCGGCACCGTGGTCCGCGAATGGTCGGTGCCCACCGACGGACACGACGCCGAGGCCCAGGCCGAGCTGCACGACGACATCACCGGACGACTGCGGCAGGTGATCACCAGCCATGCCGCGTGA
- a CDS encoding ABC transporter permease — protein MTLPYLLRRLGLAAVVLWAAWTVSFVVLYLLPGDPVATMASASDGEPVSPAELAALRARYGLDQPLPVQYVTKLWAALHGDLGTSFVSGQDVRTAVAEALPPTLQIAAAGLVVAVVAGTAVAVAATWVRSPWLRQVLASLPSLAVSLPVFWVGLMLVQLFSFSLGWLPSVGDRGPESLVLPAVTLGLPTGALVAQVLAKSLTQALDSPYVTTARAKGVGEAAVHLRHALGNAAIPALTVLGYVVGNVLAGSVVVETVFTRPGLGRLTVASVGAQDIPVVQGIVLFAALAFVVVNLLVDLAYPLLDPRVAVASGNSR, from the coding sequence ATGACCCTTCCCTACCTGCTGCGCCGCCTCGGGCTCGCCGCCGTCGTGCTGTGGGCGGCGTGGACGGTCAGCTTCGTCGTGCTGTATCTGCTGCCGGGTGACCCGGTCGCGACCATGGCGTCGGCGTCGGACGGCGAGCCGGTCTCCCCGGCCGAGCTCGCCGCCCTGCGTGCCCGCTACGGCCTGGACCAGCCGCTGCCGGTGCAGTACGTGACCAAGCTGTGGGCCGCGCTGCACGGTGACCTCGGGACCTCCTTCGTCAGCGGGCAGGACGTGCGGACCGCCGTCGCCGAGGCGCTCCCGCCGACCCTGCAGATCGCCGCGGCCGGGCTGGTCGTGGCGGTCGTCGCGGGCACCGCGGTCGCCGTCGCAGCGACCTGGGTCCGGTCGCCGTGGCTGCGGCAGGTGCTGGCGTCGCTGCCGTCGCTGGCGGTGTCGCTGCCGGTGTTCTGGGTCGGGCTGATGCTGGTGCAGCTGTTCTCGTTCTCCCTCGGCTGGCTGCCGTCGGTCGGCGACCGCGGTCCGGAGTCGCTGGTGCTGCCCGCGGTCACCCTCGGGCTCCCGACCGGCGCGCTCGTCGCCCAGGTGCTGGCCAAGAGCCTCACCCAGGCACTGGACTCGCCCTACGTCACCACCGCCCGCGCCAAGGGCGTCGGCGAGGCCGCGGTGCACCTGCGCCACGCGCTGGGCAACGCCGCGATCCCCGCCCTCACCGTCCTCGGCTACGTCGTCGGCAACGTGCTCGCCGGGTCCGTCGTCGTCGAGACAGTGTTCACCCGACCCGGCCTGGGCCGGCTCACCGTCGCCTCGGTCGGGGCGCAGGACATCCCCGTGGTGCAGGGCATCGTGTTGTTCGCGGCACTCGCGTTCGTCGTGGTCAACCTGCTCGTCGACCTGGCCTACCCGCTGCTCGACCCGCGGGTCGCCGTCGCCTCCGGGAACTCCCGATGA
- a CDS encoding ABC transporter permease, which produces MTLLDRDLATPAPAPGTEPVPAPRRPAARLGRLLRARPGLVLAAAIVLLVLTAAFVPSLLAPGDPAVGDTARRLSPPGPGHWFGTDHLGRDVWTRVVHGASLSLQATVIAVAVALVAGGLIGLVAGFAGGWVDEVLMRGVDVLLAIPAILLSLALITALGFGTVKVAIAVGVASVGSFARVMRAETLRVRRALYVEAARAVGTRWYVSLWRHVLPNAAGPVAVLAVLEFGLAILAVSALSFLGYGAPPPASEWGSLVADGRNYLAVAWWVCAMPGLVIAATVLSVNRIARALDGEWRRAA; this is translated from the coding sequence ATGACCCTGCTCGACCGCGACCTGGCCACCCCGGCCCCCGCGCCCGGCACGGAGCCGGTTCCGGCCCCGCGCCGCCCGGCGGCCCGGCTCGGCCGCCTCCTGCGGGCCCGGCCCGGGCTCGTGCTCGCCGCGGCGATCGTGCTGCTGGTGCTGACCGCGGCCTTCGTGCCGTCGCTGCTCGCCCCCGGCGACCCCGCCGTCGGCGACACCGCACGCCGGCTGTCCCCGCCCGGACCGGGCCACTGGTTCGGCACCGACCACCTCGGCCGCGACGTGTGGACCCGCGTCGTGCACGGCGCCTCGCTGTCGCTGCAGGCCACGGTGATCGCGGTCGCCGTCGCGCTCGTCGCGGGCGGGCTGATCGGGCTGGTCGCCGGGTTCGCCGGTGGCTGGGTCGACGAGGTCCTCATGCGCGGCGTCGACGTGCTGCTCGCCATCCCGGCGATCCTGCTGTCGCTCGCGCTCATCACCGCGCTCGGCTTCGGCACGGTGAAGGTGGCGATCGCGGTCGGCGTGGCGAGCGTCGGGAGCTTCGCCCGGGTGATGCGTGCCGAGACCCTGCGGGTGCGCCGCGCCCTCTACGTCGAGGCCGCCCGCGCCGTCGGCACCCGCTGGTACGTCTCGCTGTGGCGTCACGTCCTGCCCAACGCGGCCGGACCGGTCGCCGTGCTCGCGGTGCTGGAGTTCGGGCTGGCGATCCTCGCGGTGTCCGCGCTGAGCTTCCTCGGCTACGGCGCCCCGCCACCGGCCTCGGAGTGGGGCTCGCTGGTCGCCGACGGCCGGAACTACCTGGCCGTCGCCTGGTGGGTGTGCGCGATGCCGGGCCTCGTCATCGCCGCGACCGTGCTGTCGGTCAACCGGATCGCCCGGGCCCTGGACGGCGAGTGGAGGCGGGCGGCATGA
- a CDS encoding dipeptide ABC transporter ATP-binding protein gives MSALLEVTGLEVAYAAGGGTVHAVRGVDLTVAPGEVVAVVGESGSGKTTLASAVLGLLPAAGSVTAGTVALDGAVLTGLSERAYRSVRGARIGFIPQDPGVALNPVQKVGVQVAEGLRAHGLADRRTAAARAVELLAAAGLDDPGTRARQFPHQLSGGMRQRVLIAIALAAGPSLVVADEPTSALDATVARRILDHLDALRRERGTALLLITHDLAVATDRADRIVVMRHGRVVEQGTPAELLAGAQDPYTRELLAAAPGLAITAPPVLPPVDTAGTPVAEVRDLVKEFPLPRARGSWTRRTHRAVDGVSFTIARGETVALVGESGSGKSTTARLLLRLEDPTSGQVLLDGEDVTRVRGEAWRQLRRRAQLIYQNPYASLDPRFAVREIVTEPLRAFSVGSAAEQADRAAELVDRVALPAGVLDRRPEELSGGQRQRVAIARALALSPDLVVADEPVSALDVSVQAQVLELLAELQQRDGLSYLFISHDLAVVRRVAHRTGVLRDGRLRELRPTAELFDDPQDEYTAELLAAIAGRKAAAS, from the coding sequence ATGAGCGCCCTGCTGGAGGTGACGGGCCTGGAGGTCGCCTACGCCGCCGGTGGCGGGACGGTGCACGCCGTGCGCGGCGTCGACCTGACCGTCGCGCCCGGGGAGGTCGTCGCCGTCGTCGGGGAGTCCGGGTCGGGCAAGACCACCCTGGCGTCCGCGGTGCTCGGGCTGCTGCCCGCCGCAGGGTCGGTCACCGCGGGCACGGTCGCACTCGACGGCGCCGTCCTCACCGGGCTGTCCGAGCGCGCCTACCGGTCGGTGCGCGGAGCCCGGATCGGGTTCATCCCGCAGGACCCGGGTGTCGCGCTGAACCCCGTGCAGAAGGTCGGTGTGCAGGTCGCCGAGGGCCTGCGCGCCCACGGGCTCGCCGACCGCCGCACGGCCGCGGCCCGCGCCGTCGAGCTGCTGGCCGCGGCCGGTCTCGACGATCCGGGGACCCGCGCCCGGCAGTTCCCCCACCAGCTGTCCGGCGGGATGCGCCAGCGGGTGCTCATCGCGATCGCCCTCGCCGCCGGACCCTCGCTGGTCGTCGCCGACGAGCCGACCAGCGCGTTGGACGCGACCGTCGCCCGCCGGATCCTCGACCACCTCGACGCGCTGCGCCGCGAGCGGGGCACCGCGCTGCTGCTGATCACCCACGACCTCGCCGTCGCCACCGACCGGGCCGACCGGATCGTCGTGATGCGGCATGGTCGGGTCGTCGAGCAGGGCACCCCGGCCGAGCTGCTCGCCGGGGCGCAGGACCCCTACACCCGGGAGCTGCTCGCCGCGGCCCCCGGTCTCGCGATCACCGCCCCGCCGGTGCTGCCGCCCGTCGACACGGCGGGGACCCCGGTCGCGGAGGTCCGCGACCTGGTCAAGGAGTTCCCGCTGCCGCGGGCGCGCGGGTCCTGGACGCGGCGCACCCACCGCGCCGTGGACGGGGTGTCGTTCACGATCGCCCGCGGCGAGACCGTCGCGCTGGTCGGGGAGTCCGGCTCGGGCAAGTCGACGACGGCGCGGTTGCTGCTACGCCTGGAGGACCCCACCTCCGGGCAGGTGCTCCTCGACGGCGAGGACGTCACCCGTGTCCGCGGCGAGGCGTGGCGTCAGCTGCGCCGCCGCGCCCAGCTGATCTACCAGAACCCCTACGCCTCGCTGGACCCCCGGTTCGCCGTCCGCGAGATCGTCACCGAGCCGCTGCGGGCGTTCTCCGTCGGGTCGGCCGCCGAGCAGGCCGACCGGGCCGCGGAGCTCGTCGACCGGGTCGCGCTGCCGGCCGGGGTGCTCGATCGGCGGCCCGAGGAGCTGTCCGGGGGACAGCGCCAGCGGGTCGCGATCGCCCGCGCGCTCGCGCTCTCGCCGGACCTCGTCGTCGCCGACGAGCCGGTGTCCGCGCTGGACGTCTCGGTGCAGGCCCAGGTGCTCGAGCTGCTCGCCGAGCTGCAGCAGCGCGACGGCCTGTCCTACCTGTTCATCTCGCACGACCTCGCCGTGGTGCGGCGGGTCGCGCACCGTACCGGCGTCCTGCGCGACGGACGGCTCCGCGAGCTGCGGCCCACCGCGGAGCTGTTCGACGACCCGCAGGACGAGTACACCGCAGAGCTGCTCGCCGCGATCGCCGGTAGGAAAGCCGCGGCGTCGTGA
- a CDS encoding ABC transporter substrate-binding protein, whose product MSPHVLRPGSRVRTAAVLLALLTALGLMAGCSRAAESTTAAGATSPAAEVRVGYFPNITHAPALVGVKQGLFAKELGSTKLTTQTFNAGPDQVNALLGGSIDVAFIGSGPAINAFTKSNGEAVRLVAGSTSAGAQLVTSPDITSPEQLKGKIIATPQLGNTQDIAFKTWLKENNLPIGDGPDAVTVQNIDNPQTLDLFKQGKLAGGWLPEPWSSRLVDAGAKVLVDEKSLWPDGNFPTTVVIARTEFLQQHPQTVEAILRGEQAAISFIRSDPAQAKTVSNAAIGEITGKPLAANILDRAFTELSFDTDPLASTFPQLAKDSVTAGIAQSEANLTGFLAPTAIDAVRTGSGEAAVDPAGLAAAN is encoded by the coding sequence ATGTCCCCGCACGTCCTGCGCCCCGGCTCCCGGGTGCGCACCGCCGCCGTCCTGCTCGCGCTGCTGACCGCGCTCGGACTCATGGCCGGCTGCTCCCGCGCCGCCGAGAGCACCACCGCCGCAGGTGCCACCTCCCCCGCCGCCGAGGTCCGCGTCGGCTACTTCCCGAACATCACCCACGCCCCCGCGCTGGTCGGGGTGAAGCAGGGCCTGTTCGCCAAGGAGCTGGGCAGCACGAAGCTCACCACCCAGACCTTCAACGCCGGCCCGGACCAGGTCAACGCCCTGCTCGGCGGCTCGATCGACGTCGCGTTCATCGGCTCCGGCCCGGCGATCAACGCCTTCACCAAGTCGAACGGCGAGGCCGTGCGCCTGGTCGCCGGCTCCACCTCGGCCGGGGCCCAGCTGGTGACCAGCCCGGACATCACCTCGCCCGAGCAGCTCAAGGGCAAGATCATCGCGACGCCGCAGCTGGGCAACACCCAGGACATCGCCTTCAAGACCTGGCTCAAGGAGAACAACCTCCCGATCGGGGACGGCCCGGACGCGGTGACCGTCCAGAACATCGACAACCCGCAGACCCTCGACCTGTTCAAGCAGGGCAAGCTCGCCGGCGGGTGGCTGCCCGAGCCGTGGAGCTCGCGCCTGGTCGACGCCGGCGCGAAGGTGCTGGTCGACGAGAAGTCCCTGTGGCCGGACGGCAATTTCCCGACCACCGTCGTCATCGCCCGGACCGAGTTCCTGCAGCAGCACCCGCAGACCGTCGAGGCGATCCTGCGCGGCGAGCAGGCCGCCATCTCCTTCATCCGCAGCGACCCGGCGCAGGCCAAGACCGTCTCCAACGCCGCGATCGGCGAGATCACCGGCAAGCCCCTGGCCGCGAACATCCTCGACCGCGCCTTCACCGAGCTGTCCTTCGACACCGACCCGCTCGCCTCGACCTTCCCGCAGCTGGCGAAGGACTCCGTCACCGCCGGCATCGCGCAGAGCGAGGCGAACCTGACCGGTTTCCTCGCCCCGACCGCGATCGACGCGGTCCGCACCGGCTCCGGGGAGGCCGCCGTGGACCCGGCCGGTCTCGCCGCCGCGAACTGA
- a CDS encoding putative leader peptide has protein sequence MEEIMRSIAEQVRGAHHPRYRRHVDLMRVAGATCRA, from the coding sequence ATGGAGGAGATCATGCGGTCGATCGCGGAGCAGGTTCGCGGCGCGCACCACCCTCGGTACCGGCGCCACGTCGACCTGATGCGGGTGGCCGGCGCGACCTGTCGGGCCTGA
- a CDS encoding LLM class flavin-dependent oxidoreductase, with protein sequence MSTTDTSGRPLHLAVALDGAGWHPAAWREPGARPGELFTARYWAGLARTAERGLLDLLTIEDGFGLQSGDHLHGEPRRTDRVQGRLDASLVAAFLAPLTSRIGLVPTVTTTHTEPFHVASALATLDHDSHGRAGWRVQTSVRADEAAHFGRRTVPGLRRADLDTAAGRALVAELFGEAADVVEVVRRLWDSWEDDAEIRDALTGRFVDRDKLHRVDFAGEHFGVAGPSIVPRPPQGQPLVLSLAHGYEPALLAARVGDVVATTPHDADDAARIVVQVRSAEAAAGRTAPPLRILGDVVVVLADTQRAARERLARLDALDPLSSDAAILATTPAGLADTLLSWRRAGLDGYRLRPAVLPTDLDAVVDGLVPELQSRGAFRTAYGETILRERFGVPRPASRYAAGAGSAVVPTFSGATA encoded by the coding sequence ATGTCCACAACGGACACCTCAGGCCGGCCGCTGCACCTGGCCGTCGCGCTCGACGGCGCCGGCTGGCACCCCGCCGCCTGGCGCGAGCCCGGCGCCCGGCCCGGCGAGCTGTTCACCGCGCGCTACTGGGCCGGCCTCGCCCGCACCGCCGAGCGCGGGCTGCTCGACCTGCTCACGATCGAGGACGGGTTCGGCCTGCAGTCCGGGGACCACCTCCACGGGGAACCGCGACGTACCGACCGGGTCCAGGGACGCCTCGACGCCTCGCTGGTCGCCGCCTTCCTCGCCCCGCTGACGTCGCGGATTGGGCTTGTCCCGACCGTCACCACCACCCACACCGAGCCGTTCCACGTCGCGTCGGCGCTGGCCACCCTCGACCACGACAGCCACGGCCGTGCCGGCTGGCGGGTGCAGACCTCGGTCCGCGCCGACGAGGCCGCCCACTTCGGCCGCCGCACCGTCCCCGGGCTGCGTCGCGCCGATCTCGACACCGCGGCCGGCCGCGCGCTGGTCGCCGAGCTGTTCGGGGAGGCCGCCGACGTCGTCGAGGTCGTGCGCCGGCTGTGGGACTCCTGGGAGGACGACGCCGAGATCCGCGACGCGCTCACCGGGCGCTTCGTCGACCGCGACAAGCTGCACCGGGTCGACTTCGCCGGGGAGCACTTCGGCGTCGCCGGCCCCTCGATCGTGCCGCGCCCGCCGCAGGGCCAGCCGCTGGTCCTGTCACTGGCCCACGGCTACGAGCCGGCGTTGCTCGCCGCCCGGGTCGGCGACGTCGTGGCCACCACCCCGCACGACGCCGACGACGCCGCCCGCATCGTCGTCCAGGTCCGCTCCGCCGAGGCCGCGGCGGGCCGCACCGCACCGCCGCTGCGCATCCTCGGCGACGTGGTCGTGGTGCTCGCCGACACCCAGCGCGCCGCCCGCGAGCGGCTCGCCCGGCTCGACGCACTCGACCCGCTCTCCTCCGACGCCGCGATCCTCGCCACCACCCCCGCCGGGCTCGCCGACACCCTGCTGTCCTGGCGCCGCGCCGGGCTCGACGGCTACCGGCTGCGCCCGGCCGTCCTGCCGACCGACCTCGACGCCGTCGTCGACGGCCTGGTCCCCGAGCTGCAGTCCCGCGGCGCGTTCCGCACCGCCTACGGCGAGACCATCCTGCGCGAGCGCTTCGGGGTGCCCAGACCCGCCAGCCGCTACGCCGCCGGGGCCGGGTCCGCCGTCGTCCCGACCTTCTCCGGAGCGACCGCATGA